In a single window of the Nicotiana tomentosiformis chromosome 8, ASM39032v3, whole genome shotgun sequence genome:
- the LOC104107587 gene encoding phospholipase D alpha 1-like, with the protein MGPRLLHGTLHATIYEVDKIRGGCGDCCGPTASPQKVSRRFLNNVKKLFFCAPEISGTKFYATIDLDKARVGRTRIFGNDPSNPRWYETFRIYCAHEISNIIFTIKDENPISATLIGRAYLPVEEVLNRYVVDRWVPILDEDGYPISGRSKIHVRLQFFNVKQDSNWSRGISSAAFGGVPYTFFKERQGCQVTLYPDADISDDDITNYLKSQGLLEPQRCWEDIFDAINNAKHLIYIAGWSVYTKITLIRNPKRPKIGGDLTLGELLKKKASEGVNVLLLIWDDRTSVEVLKRDGLMSTHDQETAEYFKNTDVHCCLCPRNPDSGKTITQGFQVGTMFTHHQKTIVVDSEIPGGLSQKRMIISFLGGIDLCDGRYDTREHSLFRTLDTVHKQDFHQPNFPGSSIVKGGPREPWHDIHCRLEGPVAWDALYNFEQRWRKQIGNRFIYSMIELDKFIIRPTEVTASKDRETWNVQIFRSIDGGAVVDFPGKPEEAAEVGLVTGKNNVIDQSIHDAYISAIRRAKNFIYIENQYFVGSCYGWKPSEDIKLEDIGALHLIPKELSLKIVSKIQAGERFTVYVVIPMWPEGIPESDSVQAILDWQRRTMEMMYTDICNALKAKGIINADPRDYLTFFCLGNREVEKPGEYKPSEKPDPDTDYARAQEFRRFMIYVHSKMMIVDDEYIIIGSANINQRSMDGARDSEIAIGGYQPYHLAANQLPRGKIYGFRMALWCEHLNYADDSFVDPTSLECVRKVNGMADESWRIYSSDTFDFDLPGHLLRYPVNISNTGQITAIPGFKFFPDTKASVLGTKSQLLPPILTT; encoded by the exons ATGGGACCACGTTTGCTGCATGGGACTCTTCATGCTACCATATATGAAGTTGATAAGATAAGGGGTGGCTGTGGTGATTGTTGTGGCCCG ACTGCATCTCCCCAGAAAGTATCAAGAAGATTTCTAAACAATGTCAAGAAATTGTTCTTTTGTGCGCCAGAG ATTTCTGGTACAAAATTCTATGCAACCATAGATTTGGATAAGGCAAGAGTTGGGCGGACCAGAATATTTGGAAATGACCCTTCCAACCCGCGGTGGTATGAAACATTTCGTATTTACTGTGCACATGAGATTTCAAACATCATCTTTACAATAAAAGATGAGAATCCTATAAGTGCAACACTAATTGGAAGAGCTTATCTTCCTGTTGAGGAAGTCTTGAATAGATATGTTGTCGATAGATGGGTACCAATATTAGATGAGGACGGCTATCCAATAAGTGGTCGTTCAAAAATCCATGTAAGGTTGCAGTTCTTTAACGTTAAACAAGACAGTAATTGGTCTAGAGGAATTAGTTCCGCGGCATTTGGAGGAGTCCCTTATACCTTCTTTAAAGAGAGACAAGGTTGTCAAGTTACACTTTACCCTGATGCAGACATCTCAGATGATGATATCACAAATTATCTCAAGTCTCAAGGACTTTTGGAACCTCAGAGATGTTGGGAAGACATTTTTGATGCAATCAACAATGCAAAGCACTTAATTTATATTGCTGGTTGGTCTGTATATACTAAAATCACCTTGATAAGAAACCCAAAGAGGCCAAAGATAGGCGGAGACCTTACTCTTGGCGAGCTCCTTAAAAAGAAGGCAAGTGAGGGTGTTAATGTTCTCTTGTTAATTTGGGATGATAGAACTTCAGTTGAGGTACTAAAAAGAGATGGACTAATGtcaacccatgatcaagaaactGCAGAGTATTTTAAGAACACAGATGTACACTGTTGTTTGTGTCCGCGCAACCCTGATAGTGGAAAGACTATAACTCAGGGGTTTCAGGTTGGTACAATGTTTACTCACCATCAAAAGACTATTGTCGTAGACAGCGAAATTCCAGGAGGGCTGTCACAGAAAAGAATGATAATTAGTTTTCTTGGTGGTATTGATCTTTGCGATGGGAGATATGACACTCGCGAACACTCCTTATTCAGGACATTGGATACAGTACACAAACAAGATTTCCATCAGCCCAATTTTCCAGGCTCTTCAATTGTGAAAGGTGGTCCTAGAGAGCCCTGGCATGATATTCATTGCCGGCTAGAAGGACCTGTTGCCTGGGATGCCTTGTACAATTTTGAGCAAAGGTGGCGAAAACAGATTGGAAACAGATTTATCTATTCTATGATTGAGCTTGATAAATTTATTATTCGTCCAACAGAAGTTACAGCATCAAAGGATAGAGAAACGTGGAACGTTCAGATATTTCGATCCATTGATGGTGGTGCTGTTGTTGACTTCCCTGGAAAACCAGAAGAAGCTGCTGAGGTAGGCCTTGTTACTGGCAAGAATAATGTCATTGATCAAAGCATTCATGATGCATATATTAGTGCCATTCGTCGAGCTAAAAATTTCATTTACATTGAAAACCAATACTTTGTTGGAAGCTGCTATGGTTGGAAACCATCAGAAGATATCAAGCTCGAGGACATCGGAGCTTTGCATCTTATCCCAAAGGAGCTATCACTTAAGATTGTGAGCAAGATTCAAGCGGGAGAGAGATTTACAGTTTACGTTGTTATTCCAATGTGGCCAGAAGGTATACCTGAGAGTGATTCAGTTCAGGCAATTTTAGATTGGCAAAGAAGGACAATGGAAATGATGTACACAGACATATGTAATGCCCTTAAGGCTAAGGGAATTATTAATGCTGATCCTAGAGATTACTTGACATTTTTCTGCCTTGGCAACCGTGAAGTCGAAAAGCCTGGAGAATATAAACCTTCAGAGAAACCAGATCCTGATACTGATTATGCAAGAGCTCAAGAGTTTAGGCGCTTTATGATCTATGTTCATTCAAAAATGATGATTG TTGATGATGAATACATCATAATTGGCTCCGCGAACATAAATCAACGGTCAATGGATGGTGCAAGAGATTCTGAGATTGCTATAGGCGGCTACCAACCATATCATCTTGCAGCTAATCAACTACCTAGAGGAAAAATATATGGTTTTCGAATGGCATTATGGTGTGAGCATCTCAACTATGCAGATGACTCGTTTGTCGATCCAACGAGTCTAGAATGTGTTAGGAAAGTAAATGGAATGGCTGATGAGAGTTGGAGGATATATTCCAGTGATACATTTGATTTTGATCTTCCAGGGCACCTTCTTCGCTATCCTGTAAATATTTCAAACACTGGACAGATTACAGCAATTCCTGGATTTAAGTTCTTCCCAGACACAAAAGCTTCTGTTCTTGGCACCAAATCTCAATTACTCCCACCTATCCTCACTACATGA